The genomic interval GCGGCTCAACCGGGCGATCATCGCCGAGCGGGCCGGCGAGGCCCTGCGCGGCGCGGTCGAGCCGGTGGCCGACCGGCCGCACAACTTCCTGGAACCGAGGGGGGCGGCATCCTCCACCGCAAGGGGGCCGCGCCCGCCGACCGGGGGCTGGTGCCGATCCCCGGCTCGCGGGAGACCCTCTCCTATCTCGTGCGGCCGCGGGTCGATGCGTCTCCGGACGCGCTCGCCTGCCTCGCCCATGGCGCCGGCCGCAAGTACGACCGGGGCTCGATGCACGGCCGCATCGAGCGGGTGCGCTCGGTGCGCGAGGGGCTCAAGCGCAACCCGTTCGGCGGGATCGTGGTCTGCGAGGACCGCAATCTGCTGATCGAGGAGGCGGGCGACGCCTACAAGGCGATCGACCGGGTGATCGACGACCTCGTGAGCTTCGGCCTGGCCGAGGTGGTGGCGACCTTCCGGCCGCTCGTCACCTTCAAGACCGGGCTGAGCACGATCGGCCGGCGCGGTGGTTCCCAAGGGGCCGGACAGGGGAGGGGGCGATGAGCCTGCGCCTCCTCGTCACCAGCGGACGCGGCCCGGCCGAGTGCCGGATCGCGCTGTCCCGGGTCGTGCGGCTCCTCCGCCAGGAGGCGGAGGCGTGGGGGCTCGATCTGTCCCAGATCGACGGGCCGCCCCATCCGCAAGGGCACGGGCCGGCCTCGGTCGTGCTCGTCCTCGACGGACCGGAGGCGGCCCGGCTCGCTGCCTCCTGGGCCGGGACGATTCAATGGATCGCCCAGAGCCCGGTGCGGCCGAACCATAAGCGCAAGAACTGGTTCGTCTCGGTCTCGGAACTGCCGCCGCTTCCTTCCGCCCAGGCGATCCGGGAGCAGGACGTCCGGTTCGAGGCGTTCCGGGCGGGCGGTCCCGGTGGGCAGCACCAGAACACGACCGACAGCGCTGTGCGCGCCACCCATGGGCCGACCGGCCTGCGGGTCGTCGCCCGGGAGGAACGCTCCCAGCACCGGAACCGGGACATTGCCCTGAAGCGGCTCGCCGAACTCGTCGAGATCCGGGCCGCGATGGAACGAGGCGCGCTTCAGGACGAGGCGCATCGGCGTCACGACGCCCTGGAGCGGGGCAACCCGGTCCGGGTTCTCTAAGCATCATCCCGAAAGGTGGTTGCCGGCTTTCGGAAAAAAGATGATGCGAAAACAAGAGCCTCAACCATCGTCCCGGATCAGGTATCCAGGACGATGGTTCAGAGAGCCGTGAGGATCTGTCGGCGGCCTTCGGGCTGCGGATCAGATTCCGCCCGCGATATCGATGAACTCGCTCATCGCCACGAGCTGGTCCATCGAGCGGGCGGGCTCGGCGCAGCCGGCCGCACCGACGACACGCGCCGGCACGCCGACGACGGTGGTGTGGGCCGGCACCGACCGGAGCACGACCGAGCCCGCCGCGACCCGGGCACAGGCCCCGACCTCGATGTTGCCGAGGATCTTGGCGCCCGCGCCGATCATCACGCCGCGGCGGATCTTGGGGTGGCGGTCGCCGCCATGCTTGCCCGTGCCGCCGAGCGTCACCGCGTGCAGAATCGAGACGTCGTCCTCGATCACCGCGGTGGAGCCGATCACGACCCCGGTGGCGTGGTCGAAGAACACCCCGCGCCCGATCCGGGCGGCCGGGTGGATGTCGGTCTGGAACACCTCCGACGACCGGCTTTGCAGATAGAGCGCGAGGTCGCGCCGGCCCTGGCCCCAATACCAGTGGGCGAGGCGGTGCGCCTGGATCGCGTGGAAGCCCTTGAAGTAGAGCAGCGGCTCAAGCGCCCGGGTCGTCGCCGGGTCGCGGTCCATCACCGCGAGGATGTCGGCGCGCATGCTCTGGCCGATGCGAACGTCGTCCTGAATCGCTTCGTGGAAGCCGTGGGCGACGAGTTCGCTCGAGAGCGAGGCGTGGCCGAGGCGGGTGGCGACGCGGTGCGCGACCGCAGCCTCCAGGCACGGATGGTTGAGGATGGTGGCAACGAAGAACGAGGCGAGCTGCGGCTCGTCGCGCACCACCGTTTCCGCCTCGGTCCGCACGCGCGTCCAGAGCGGATCGACGATTCCGGCGATGCCTTCGCGCCCGGAGGCCGGGCTGAGCGACGGACTGGCGGACATGCATTCCTCCTCGACAGCGTGGGCTGTCCATCCGGCTTGTGGCCGCGACGGGCTCGCAGCCGGCAGCGTGTTCGCGCCGCCCCGCACGGCCTTGCCGAGGCGGCCCGCTAGACGGGTTATGCCGCCGGGTGGGGCATGGAGTGACGACGCGTATCGCGAAAACCGCGCGGGAGAGAAGCGTCTTCGCCCGCACCGGGTCAAGCCCCACAGCTTGGGGCGATCCCGCGCCGCATCAAGGGGCCGGGTCACACCCTGCGGCGGATGGCGCCGCAAGGCTGCGGTCACGCCGCCGGGCGCCGCCCGCCGGTGTCGTTGCCGCTGAAGCGCGACTCGATCACTTCGATCAGACGCTCGGCCATGACCTCGACCGGCACGTCGGAGGTGTCCACGACGGCAGAGGCGCGGGCGTAGAGCGGCTCGCGGCTGAGCAGCACCGCGCGCAGATCCTCCAGCACCGAGGCCGGATCGCCCTTGCCTTCGACATGACCCTGGTCGCGCACCCGCTGCAGGTGCTCCTCGGGCCGGGCCTGCAGCCAGATCGTGTAGAAGGAGGAGAGCAGCAGGTCGTAGGTCAGCGGCTCGGCGACGATGCTGCCGCCGGTGGCGAGCACCATCGGCCCCGGCTGCTCGGCGAGACCGCGCAGGGCCTTCTGCTCCAGCCGGCGGTAGCCTTCCTGGCCGTAGATCGCGAAGATCTCGCGCACCGACAGGCCGTTCTCGCGCTCGATCTCCGTGTTGAGCTCCACGAAGCGCCATCCGAGATGGGCCGCCGCCATCCGGCCCAGCGTCGATTTGCCGGCACCGCGCAGGCCCACCAGCGCCACGCGCCGCCGGATCGTCCGCGCTTCCGCACCGGTCGAGCCCGCAAGCGCCGACTTGGCCAGGGCGATCTGGTCCGGGCTGGCCTGATCGAGCAGGTCGCGGATGACGCGCCAGTCGGACGAGGCTTCCTGGGTCGAGACGAGATCGTCGAGCCGCATCCCCATCGCATTGGCGACGCGCCGCAGCAGGATGATCGAGACGTTGCCCTGGCCGCTCTCGAGCTGGGCGATGTAGCGCTCGGACAGGCCGGAGGCCTGCGACAGCAGCTTGCGCGACAGCCCACGCACCGTCCGCGCGTGGCGGACGCGCCGGCCGAGTTCGTTGAGGAAGCTCGCTTCTTGATCGGCCGCGTCGGTCATGGCCACACTCACCTCATCGTCCTTTCCGACGCCCGCCTCGATCCGCATCCATGCCGAACAGCTCCGGCGAGGCCTCGACCTCGCGCCCGGAATACTATCCGCTCGTCCGGAGACCCGAACGAGAGACGCCCGCTGCAACGCGCGGGCCAAAGCACGCGGACAGAGCGGGGAACGCGCACATCTGGCGATTGGCGAGCTGCGATGCAACCCGTCGCGCGAGCGTGGCATCCATGCGAACTCGCTAGTGGATAACATATGCTATGCCGCAACGCGAGAGATACGGCCCTGCAAAACACTAGTCCGCCAACGATACGCCCTCGAACAGGGTGCGCCCGAGCGGGTCCGTCCGGAAGCCGTCCACATGGCGCCGGGCCGCCATGTGGACGATGGTGTGGGCGAGCGGCACCCAGGGGACGGCCTCGCGGAATCGGATCTGCGCGTCCCGGTAGAGCCGGGTGCGGGTCTCGCGGTCGTCGGTGCGGCGGGCGTCGAGGACCGCCGCATCGTAGCGTGCGTCGCACCAGCGGGCGAGGTTGGCGCCCCCCGGCGCCGCTGCCCGGCAGCCGAGCAGCACGTTCATGAAGTTGTCCGGGTCGCCGTTATCGCTGGTCCAGCCGTAGAGCATCATCGTCGGCGCGCCGCCGTAGAGCGCTGACCGGTAAGCGGTCCAGTCGCGGGTGGTCAGTCGGGTGCGGATGCCGATGCGGGCGAGGTCGGCGCGGATCATGTCCGCCACGCGCCGGCCATCGGGGTTGTAGGGCCGGCTGACCGGCAGGAACCACAGATCGGTTTCGAACCCCTCGGGAAAACCGGCCTCGGCCAGCAGGCGCGCGGCGGCCTCACGGTCGAAGGCGGGCTCGGGCAGATCGGGGTGGAAGGCCCAGCTTGACGGCGGCAGCGGGTTGCGCGCCACCGTGCCGGCCGGCCCGTAGACGGCCTCGACGATGGCCTTGCGGTCGATGGCGAGACTGACGGCACGGCGGACCCGCCAATCGGTCATCGGCGGGCGCGTGGTGTTGAGGGCGAGGTAGGCGACGTTGAGTTCTTCGCCGGAAAAGAGAGCCAGGTCGGGGTCGGCGCGCACCGCGTCGAGATCCGCCGTGCCGGGAAAGGCCATCACGTGGCACTCGCCGGCCTTGAGCTTGGTCAGCCGCACCGCCGGATTCGGGGTGATCGAGAAGACGAGCCCTTCGATCGTATGCGCTCCGGCATCGGCTGATCGGCGCCAGTAGTCCGGGAAACGGCGATAGCGCAGGGCCACGTCGGGGCGGTATTCGACGAAGCGGAATGGGCCGGTCCCGATCGGCGCGCGGGCCAGCTCGGCTTGCGCGCCCCTTCGTGCGAGATGCTCGGCATATTCCGCCGACAGGATGCCGCCGAAGGCCTGGGCGAGATTGGGCAGGAAGGTCGCGTCCGGCTCCTTGAGGCGGAAGCGGACCTGGCGCTCGTCGAGCCGTTCGATTCCCTCGATCTGGCTGGCGAGGCCGAGGTCGCGGAAATAGGCGAAGTCGCCGCCGACGCGGTGATAGGGATGGTCCGGCTTCCACTGGCGGAGGAAGCTGAAGAGCACGTCGTCGGCGTTGAGCGGTCGGCTCGGCGTGAACCCGGCATTGGCGTGGAAGCGCACGCCCGCCCGCAGGGTGAAGTCGTAGGTCCGCCCCCCGTCGGAGACCTCCCACGATTCGGCGAGCGCCGGCCGCAGGTCTGTGGTGCCGGGGGCGAACTCGACGAGGCTGTTGAACATCTGCCACGTCGCACTCATCGCCGTGGTCGTGGTGACGAGGCCGGGATCGAGGGCTTCCGGGTTGCCCTCGGAGCAGTAGACCAGGGTGCGCACCTGCCCCGGCGCCGCGCCCGTCAGGACGGCGAGGGCCAGCAGCGCGGCGCGGACGAGGCGTCTCATCGCGCCTCCATCCCGGTCGGCCGGCGCGCCGTGCCCGGCCGTTCGGTGCCGCCGGGCGCCCGCGGGAATTCCAGGCGCACGAGGGTGCCCCGGCCCGGCTCGCTCTCGACGGCGATGCGGCCCTGGAGCTTGGCCGTGACGAGGTTGTGCACGATGTGCATGCCGAGCCCGGTGCTGCCGCGGGAGCGGGCGGTGGTGAAGAACGGGTCGAAGATCCGCCGGAGATGGTCCGGCGCGATGCCGCCGCCGTCGTCGATCACCTCCAACCGCACGAGCGCTCCGGGCGCCGAGACCTGCACCGTGATGGTTCCCGGCCGCTCGGCGCCGGCGAATCCGTGCACGACGGCGTTGGCGACGAGGTTGGTGACGACCTGCGCGAGCACGCCGGGATAGGTATCGAGGACGATTCCGGGCGGGACCTCGCGCCGAATTCTGTGGCCGCCCTTGCGCAGCATCGGCTGCAGGCTCGCGAGCAGTTCGCCGAGCCAGACATCGAGGTCGAAGCTCCGGCGCTCGTCGCTCGCCCGGTCCACCGCCACCTGCTTGAAGCCGTGGACGAGGTCGGCGGCGCGGGCCAGGTTCGCGCAGAGCAGTTGCGTTCCCTCGCCGACCCGATCGACGAAATGGATCAGGCGCGAGCGCGAGAGCGTGCCCGCCGCGACCAAGCCCTGGAAGGTCCGCGTCTCGTCGCGCACCAGCGTCGCGGTGGTCAGCGCGATGCCGAGCGGCGTGTTGATCTCGTGGGCGACGCCGGCCACGAGCTGCCCCAGCGAGGCGAGTTTTTCCGCGCGGATCAGGTCGTCCTGGGCATGGCGGAGATCGTGCAGGGCGGTGTCCGCCTGATCCTTGGCCCGCCGCAGCGCCCGTTCGCGCCGGCCGATCTCGGTCACGAAGAAGTTCGTCGCGCGGGCGATGTCGCCGAGTTCGTCCGTGCGCTGCGTGCCGGAGAGTCCCTCCGCCTTCGGGTCGGCAGCGAGCGCGATCATGTCACCCTGAAGCTGGCGCAGCGGCACGAGAATCGAGCGGGCCACCGCCAGGGCGGCGAGGGCTCCGAGCAGCAGGCCGATGGCCGCCCCGGCGAGGAGGAGCCGGCCGAGGAAGGTGCCGAACCGGTCGGCATCCTCGACCGCGTCGTCGTTGAGGTCGCGGGAGGCCTCGCTCAGGCCGGCGGCGAGGCCGTCCATCTCGGCGATCATCGCGTTCTGGCGCTTGAGCCCGTCGATCGTGGTAGCGAGCCGCGCGCGCCAGCCGTCGATGGCCTCGATCATGTCGGATTGAATCAGCGGCGAGATCGGCAGGGCGGAGGCGCTTGCCGAGAGCCGCTCGCCCTCGCTGAGCATCGTGGAGATGGCCTCCGGGTCCCGCCGCGCCAGCGCCTCGGCGGTGCGCTGGCCGAGCTTGAGCGTGGCGATGCCGATATTCTGCGTCGCCTGCTCGGTCGCGTTGGCCTCGCCTGCATAGGTTAGGAGCTGCGCCACCGCGTCGTCGAGCGTCCGCTGCTCGGAGGTCACGATCTTGAGCCAGCGCTCGCCCCACTCGGTCAGCCGGTCGCCGGCCGGCGGCTCGGAGGCGGTCAGCCCCTCGGCCTCCATCGCTTCGGTCTCGCGGGAGGTGGCGCGCAGGGCCGCCGCGAGGTCGCGGCCGGCATGGACGAGGCGGGTGCGCCCGGACTGCGCGGTCTCCTCGCCGCGTTGCCGGGCGAGGGCGCCTTGCCACGCGGCGGCCAGCACGGCGTTGAGCCCCGCCACGACGTCGCGGGTCGCGCGCAGCCGGTTCACCTTCCCCGTCATCGTCCAGGCGAGATCGACATTGGAGGCTTGCTGGCGCTGGCGCGCCTGCTCGGCAAGGTCGGTGAGGCGGTTCGCGCGCTGTCCCATCTCGGCGATGAGGCCGTCGTTCTCGCGGGCGACCGCCGAGAAATCCCGCATCCGCGCCACGTAGCGGTCGAGGGATTGGCGCGCCGCGGCGGCCCGCTCGGCTTGGCTCCGGATGCGGGCCTGATTCTGAAGCGCCTCCAGACCCTGTCCGGCCCTGGCGGTCAGGTCGAAGAACCGTGTCTCGATCGCCGCGCGTGCGTCGGCGCGGGCGGAGACGGAATCGTCGCGGACCATCCGCGCCAGGGTGAGGTCGTGATAGGCGCGGGTGGCGAGCAGGGCGCCGGCCCGGGCTCGCTCGCCTTGGGCGAGAAGGAACCAGCCCGCCGCCGCGATGGCCGCGGCGACGAGGATCGGGACACCGCCGACCAGGGCAATCTTCCGGCCGACCCGCATCCTCGCCCCGTGGCGGGCTCCCTCGGGAGCGTCCTTCGTCGGGGCGGGATCGTCGCCGGAAACGCGTCGCCGGACAAGGGCGTCGCGCCGGTCTGGATGGGGACGGCGAGCCGCGCCGCCCTCATGCGCCCGCCGGGACCGTGTGGCGCCGTTTGCGCACCGGTGTCCCCCGGCCGCCGGAGGTGCCGAAGCGTCCTTCCTTGGTCGGCGTCGTCGGGACGGGCCGGCCGTCGCGCCCGCCCTGCTGGCGCCCGTGCAGGATCTCCCGCAGATGGGCCAGCGTCTCCGCCGAGGCCTCCAGATCCTCCGTTGAGAAATGCGGCATGGCGGCCCTCCTCAACGCGCGGTGAGAGCGATGATGCGGACCTTGCGCCCGTCGGCGGCGCAGGCCGCCGGTTGGTAGGGCCACGCGGCGGCACAGGGGGCGGTCGTCGATGTTTCACCCTTGAGCGCCGGCGCCTCGGACTCCGTGACCTTGGGAGCCATGGCGGCGGGCGCCTCGATGGGCGCCGCGGACAGCGCCGGCTTCGGGCCGGCGGCGGCATCCGTCGCGGCCAAGCCGGCAACGAGGCCGGCGGACAAAACCGCGCTCGCGGCGATCATTGAGACCAATCCCTGCATGACATCCTCCCGCGGCTTTGCCGTCGTCGATGGGAGTGCTTGTAGGCAGGGGGCGTGTCCGGCGTTTTGCGTCGCCCGTCACAGGATCACCGGATCAGGGGGCGATTGTTGCGTCTTGCAGCCGCCGACGAAACATTCGGCGGCGAATGCACCTTCAGTCGCCTTCGGGGCGGAAGATGTAGCCGAGGCCGCGCACGGTGCGGATGTAGCGCGGGTTGGCCGGGTCCGGCTCCACCTTCTTGCGGATGCGGTTGATTCGCACGTCGATCGCCCGGTCGAACGCGTCCGGATCGCGGGCGTCGGCGAGGTCGAGCAGCCGCTCGCGCGACAGGGCCCGCTTCGGATGATCGGCGAAGGCTTTGAGGAGATCGAATTCCGAGCGGGTGAGCGGCTGCTCCACGCCCGCATCGTCGCGCAGGCGCAGGGCATCGAGTTCGAGCCACTTCGTGCCGAACCGAACGGTTCGCGCCGGTGCCGCGGCGTCGGGCGCCGCCTGCGCCGATGGCGGCGCGACCTGGGCCCGCCGCAGCACCGAGCGCACCCGGGCGACGAGTTCGCGCAACTCGCAGGGCTTGGGCAGGTAATCGTCCGCCCCGAGTTCGAGCCCCACCACCCGGTCGATCGGGCTGGCGGTCGCCGTCAGCATGATGATCGGAATCGGGCTTCGCGCCTTCAGATCCCGCACGATGGAGAGGCCGTCCTCCTCGGGCATATTGAGGTCGAGCACGATCAGGTCCGGCGTCCGGATCTGGAGATGGGCCCGCAGTGCCCGCCCGCCCTCGCACAGGGCCACGTCGAAGCCGTGCAGGCGCAGGTAGTCGCCGACCATGGCGCGGGCATCGGCCTCGTCGTCCACGACGGCGATGTGTGGGCCGGTCGCCGTCATAGGCCCGCGCCTGTCCAGTCCGGCGAAGAGAATCGGATGGTCACCTCGATCGTCCCTCGAATCGAAAAGGCACTTTCGGCTGGACTCGACAGCTTTCGCCCTCACCATGCCCGATCCGGCCGCGCTTGGCGACGCCACCGGGAGGGCGATCAACGGATCTTGGCGGACGGGCCGCGCCGAACTTGTGTACGATGATTGAAGCCGCCCAAGGGTGGGGCGGCGGGGCATGTGTTGAGGCCACTCGCCTTTCGATAAGATTTCGTCGCAAGCTTTCGGTCAGCATCGCGGTGTGTGCTTTCGAACGGTGCAACCGCTCGCGCCGCAGCACAAAGGGCGGCGGATGCGCATGCGTTACGCTGATTCGGTAGGCGGAAGCATGTGGGCGACCTCGATGAGCTCGGAAGGCCTTCACGCGATGAACGACGACGACTGGCTCGAACTCATCCCCGACGAGGCCGCGGAAGCGCCGACCCGAGCCGGAACCTGGACCATCGCGGTGGTCGACGACGATCCGGCCGTCCACGAGGGCACCCGCTACGCGCTCGCCGGCTACAGCCTCGACGGGCGGGGCCTCGACATCCTCTCCGCCTATTCGGCGCAGGAGGCGCGGGCGCTGCTGGCCGAGCGGCGCGACGTCGCCATCGTGCTGCTCGACGTGGTGATGGAGACCGACGATGCCGGACTGAGGCTCGTCGATTACATCCGCCGGGAGCTGAAGGAGGAGACCGTCCGCATCATCCTGCGCACCGGCCAGCCGGGGCAGGCGCCGGAGCGGCGCGTGATCGTCGATTACGACATCAACGACTACAAGGCGAAGACCGAACTCACCGCCGACAAGCTCTTCACCAGCCTCACCGCGGCGCTCCGGGCCTACCAGCAGCTCCGGCGGCTCGACGAGACCCGGCGCGGCCTGGAAATCATCATCGACGCCGCGCCGATGCTGCTCGACCACAAGTCGATGCAGCGGCTCGCCGAAGGGGTGCTGACCCAGGTCGCCTCGCTCCTCAACGTCGATTGCGCCGGCATCCTGGTTCTGCGCGAGGATGAGGATGCCGCCGACCGGCGGGAGGGCGGCTTCTGCGTGCTGGCCGGCTCGGGGCTCTATGGCGGCTATGTCGGGCGCGATCCCGGCTGGCCGCTCGATCCCGGCATCCAGCCCCTGGTCGAGCAAGCTTTCGCGGCGCGCCGCCACAGCTTCGGCGACGGCCTCTCCACGCTCTACGTCCAGACCGCGAGCGGCAGCGAGATCGTCGCGCTGATCGACACCGACCGCCCGCTCTCCGATACCGACCGCGCGCTCATCACCCTGCTGGCGGGGCGCCTCTCGGTCGCCTTCGACAACGTGATTCTCTACGAGCGGCTGCAGCGCGCCAACGTCACCCTGGAGCAGCGGGTGGTCGAGCGCACCGCCGAACTGATCCGCGCCAACCGCCGCCTCGATATGCAGCGCTCGGACCTGCGCCGGGCCAACAGCCTCAAGACCGAGATTCTGGGCACCATCGCCCATGACCTGAAGAATCCGCTCTCGGTGATCCTGGGCCGCTCCGAGATGCTGACCGACCTGATCGGCCTCGATCAGGGGGAGGCATCCGGCGCGGAGAAGGCGCGGGCGGCGATGCTGACCCAGGTCGAGCACATCCGCACCTCGGCGACCCGCCTGATCGACATGATCGACAGCCTCATGGCCGACGCCATGAACGACGCCCTCGACATCACCCTGCGGCGCGAGCCCGTCGATCTCGCCGGCCTCGCCCGCGAGGTCTGCGAGGCCAACCGTCCGCTGGCCGAATCGAAGGGCCAGAGCCTGAACACGGATCTGTCCGCCCCGCTCTCGCTATGCGGCGACGCCGAACGGCTGCGCGAGGCGCTCGACAACCTCGTCTCGAACGCGATCAAGTATTCCTATCCCGGCGGCGCGATCACGGTGAGCGTGCGGGAGGAGGGGGGCGACCTCGTCTGCGCGGTGGCCGACCAGGGCCCCGGCCTGTCCCCGGAGGATGCCGGCCGCCTGTTCGGCCGCTACCAGCGCCTCTCGGCCAAGCCCACCGGCGGCGAGGGCTCGACGGGGCTGGGCCTCTCCATCGTCAAGCGCATCGCCGAACTCCACGGTGGCCGCGCCGAGGCGTTCTCCGACGGACCGGGGCAGGGCGCCGTGTTCTCGATGCGGTTCCCGAAGGAGGCGGTGGGGGTGCCGTAGGGGCGGACCCAACGGCCTGACCATGCAGGACGGCTTCCGATCCGGTCTGGGCCGTCACGATATCCAATTCCGGCCATTCCACCGCACCGGTTCTCCAGGGATGGCGCTTGATAACGTTCTTTTTGGATGGTCCTTGCCGATCATCCAAAGCAGACCGCAGCCTATGGTGTGCCAGGGCACACCCAAACGGACTGGCGTCGGCGGCCGCGTGGGGTGGAAGTGATGACGGTCAAGCCGGCGTTGGCATGCGTCCGGACAGGGGGCGCCAGCGGTGCCTTCAGGCGGCCTCAACTGCGGGCAATGGCGACCCTGTTGTCATCCAGGATCATGAAGCGGATGCCGGCACGACGCAGGGCCGCAATGGCTTTCCGGCGAGAGTGGGAGCCCCGGCTATCGGCATCCTCCTCAAGGCGCCGCACCGTCGAGAGCGACAAGCCGCTTGCCTGCGCCAGCATCGTCATCGACCAGTCGAGCAGGGCTCGAGCGGCGCGCAGGTGGTGACCCTCCACTAGCTGTTCCAGGCCTATGCGCATCAGGTCCGCCACCAGCGGCGGAGCGCCGAGCGCAGCGGGATAGAGGATCCCGTTGCGCTCGATCAAGCGCCCGCGCTCGTCAAAGACTGGGACTGAAAGCACCCGATAGCGCTCAGGTTCGCGGTTGCGAAGGTGATGCAGCGGCGCCGCTTGGAACATCTGCTCGGCTTGGCGCTGTGCGATGCTGTCGATAAACGCCGCGCGCTCGGCCGGCGCCACGTCGGCATAGGGATCGGCGATGATATCTTCCATCGGGCGCCCGGAAAACTGCGCCGCCTCGGGCGGAAAGTGATAGGTCCCGTCGAGATCGACGGGGATGAACAGGATGCGGGACGCAGCCAGCAAAGCGCTGCGCCGACGCTGATCGGTCTGGCGCAGCCGTAACAGGGCGGCTGCATCGGTTACGTCCAGGACGATGCCGGCGGCGGCCCGCGGTCGGCCCTCCGGCGTCAGATGCAATTCGGTGCGCATCGTGATCGTGCGCAGCGTTCCGTCCGGTCGCGCGATCCGGATCTCGCGCTTTGGCAGGACGTGGCCCTGCAGGAGATCGGCGGTGCTCGCCAAGTAGAACCGGTCTGCGGGATGGACGAGATCAGTGAGCAGGCTGTAGCTCGCGCGGGTCTGCGTGGGATCGAGCCCGAGCAGGCGGAAGAGGCCGGGCGACCAAGTCTGCTGCCCGGAGGCGAAGATCCAGGCCCAACTTCCCGTCAGCCCGTCATCCTCGATCAGCCGAAGGAATTCTGCCGGAGCGAAGGACAAATTGAGTGGATGCATAAAGTCCTGGTGTAGGCAGTCTGCGACGCACGCGCGCCTTGCTGGATAGTACTAGGCTCTGGACTCATAACCAATAGCTGACGGTGGCTGCGATGGAGACGGCGGCGAGATAGTTGGTTGCGAGCCTGTCGTATCGTGTGGCAACGCGACGGAAGTCCTTGATGCGACCGAACATACGCTCGATGGCGTTGCGGCCTTTGTAGAGGACTGGCGAGAAGCACGGCTTCCAGCGCCGATTGGATTTCGGCGGGATGTTGGGGGCGGCTCCCGTCGCCTCGATCTGCCGACGGATGGCGTCGCTGTCGTAGCCTTTGTCGGCGAGCAGGATGCGGCACCGGGGCGAACGCTCGAGGAGTAAGGCTCCTGCCTTGCAGTCCGCGACCTGTCCGCCTGTCAGCAGGAAAGCAAGCGGGCGGCAGAACCGGTCGGTGAGCGCATGGATTTTGGTCGTGCGCCCGCCCCGCGAACGGCCGATGGCCTGATTATGCTCCCCCTTTTCCGCCGGATGCGCAGCGATGCGCCTTCACGGCCGAGGAATCGATGAGCACCTGCGAGGGTGGGCCGCCAGCCTTGGCCAGGGTCTCGAACAGATCGGTCCAGACCCCCTTGGCCGCCCACCGCACGAAGCGATTGTAGAGCGTCTTTCTTGGACCATAAACCTCGCGTGGCGCATCCGCCCAACGCCCGCCCGACTTCAGCACGTGGATGATGCCGCTGATCACCCGACGGTCATCGACGCGATCCTTGCCTCGCGCATCTGTCGGCAAGTGCGGCTCAATCTTCGCAAACTGTGCGTCCGTCAGCCAAAACTCGTCCATCCGATCCTCCTTCATCACAAAGGAATCACGGACACTCCTGCCAAGCCAAATTTATGGGTCCAGAGCCTAAGTCGAGTGCCGCTGCGCCGGGTTGTAAAAGCGCTCGATGCCCTTGGCGGCGTCCGCCCGAATCCGGTCCCGACTACGTAACATCCCGCCTACGGGCAAATGCT from Methylobacterium sp. AMS5 carries:
- a CDS encoding RtcB family protein, whose product is MPIPGSRETLSYLVRPRVDASPDALACLAHGAGRKYDRGSMHGRIERVRSVREGLKRNPFGGIVVCEDRNLLIEEAGDAYKAIDRVIDDLVSFGLAEVVATFRPLVTFKTGLSTIGRRGGSQGAGQGRGR
- the prfH gene encoding peptide chain release factor H — encoded protein: MSLRLLVTSGRGPAECRIALSRVVRLLRQEAEAWGLDLSQIDGPPHPQGHGPASVVLVLDGPEAARLAASWAGTIQWIAQSPVRPNHKRKNWFVSVSELPPLPSAQAIREQDVRFEAFRAGGPGGQHQNTTDSAVRATHGPTGLRVVAREERSQHRNRDIALKRLAELVEIRAAMERGALQDEAHRRHDALERGNPVRVL
- the cysE gene encoding serine O-acetyltransferase codes for the protein MSASPSLSPASGREGIAGIVDPLWTRVRTEAETVVRDEPQLASFFVATILNHPCLEAAVAHRVATRLGHASLSSELVAHGFHEAIQDDVRIGQSMRADILAVMDRDPATTRALEPLLYFKGFHAIQAHRLAHWYWGQGRRDLALYLQSRSSEVFQTDIHPAARIGRGVFFDHATGVVIGSTAVIEDDVSILHAVTLGGTGKHGGDRHPKIRRGVMIGAGAKILGNIEVGACARVAAGSVVLRSVPAHTTVVGVPARVVGAAGCAEPARSMDQLVAMSEFIDIAGGI
- a CDS encoding helix-turn-helix transcriptional regulator, whose translation is MRIEAGVGKDDEVSVAMTDAADQEASFLNELGRRVRHARTVRGLSRKLLSQASGLSERYIAQLESGQGNVSIILLRRVANAMGMRLDDLVSTQEASSDWRVIRDLLDQASPDQIALAKSALAGSTGAEARTIRRRVALVGLRGAGKSTLGRMAAAHLGWRFVELNTEIERENGLSVREIFAIYGQEGYRRLEQKALRGLAEQPGPMVLATGGSIVAEPLTYDLLLSSFYTIWLQARPEEHLQRVRDQGHVEGKGDPASVLEDLRAVLLSREPLYARASAVVDTSDVPVEVMAERLIEVIESRFSGNDTGGRRPAA
- a CDS encoding ABC transporter substrate-binding protein, whose product is MRRLVRAALLALAVLTGAAPGQVRTLVYCSEGNPEALDPGLVTTTTAMSATWQMFNSLVEFAPGTTDLRPALAESWEVSDGGRTYDFTLRAGVRFHANAGFTPSRPLNADDVLFSFLRQWKPDHPYHRVGGDFAYFRDLGLASQIEGIERLDERQVRFRLKEPDATFLPNLAQAFGGILSAEYAEHLARRGAQAELARAPIGTGPFRFVEYRPDVALRYRRFPDYWRRSADAGAHTIEGLVFSITPNPAVRLTKLKAGECHVMAFPGTADLDAVRADPDLALFSGEELNVAYLALNTTRPPMTDWRVRRAVSLAIDRKAIVEAVYGPAGTVARNPLPPSSWAFHPDLPEPAFDREAAARLLAEAGFPEGFETDLWFLPVSRPYNPDGRRVADMIRADLARIGIRTRLTTRDWTAYRSALYGGAPTMMLYGWTSDNGDPDNFMNVLLGCRAAAPGGANLARWCDARYDAAVLDARRTDDRETRTRLYRDAQIRFREAVPWVPLAHTIVHMAARRHVDGFRTDPLGRTLFEGVSLAD
- a CDS encoding HAMP domain-containing sensor histidine kinase, whose amino-acid sequence is MRVGRKIALVGGVPILVAAAIAAAGWFLLAQGERARAGALLATRAYHDLTLARMVRDDSVSARADARAAIETRFFDLTARAGQGLEALQNQARIRSQAERAAAARQSLDRYVARMRDFSAVARENDGLIAEMGQRANRLTDLAEQARQRQQASNVDLAWTMTGKVNRLRATRDVVAGLNAVLAAAWQGALARQRGEETAQSGRTRLVHAGRDLAAALRATSRETEAMEAEGLTASEPPAGDRLTEWGERWLKIVTSEQRTLDDAVAQLLTYAGEANATEQATQNIGIATLKLGQRTAEALARRDPEAISTMLSEGERLSASASALPISPLIQSDMIEAIDGWRARLATTIDGLKRQNAMIAEMDGLAAGLSEASRDLNDDAVEDADRFGTFLGRLLLAGAAIGLLLGALAALAVARSILVPLRQLQGDMIALAADPKAEGLSGTQRTDELGDIARATNFFVTEIGRRERALRRAKDQADTALHDLRHAQDDLIRAEKLASLGQLVAGVAHEINTPLGIALTTATLVRDETRTFQGLVAAGTLSRSRLIHFVDRVGEGTQLLCANLARAADLVHGFKQVAVDRASDERRSFDLDVWLGELLASLQPMLRKGGHRIRREVPPGIVLDTYPGVLAQVVTNLVANAVVHGFAGAERPGTITVQVSAPGALVRLEVIDDGGGIAPDHLRRIFDPFFTTARSRGSTGLGMHIVHNLVTAKLQGRIAVESEPGRGTLVRLEFPRAPGGTERPGTARRPTGMEAR